The following proteins come from a genomic window of Geomonas sp. RF6:
- a CDS encoding outer membrane beta-barrel protein has product MKKRIIVACLAAVISLAAGTAGAESIKGRFGLTGKLGFIVPAENESDFFPNRTDSGFIGGGGAIYGIDDRLALVLEGTHASFGSETGDFGVTDLSLGGQYRLAMPRNPLVPYLGAGVDILVADYDPYDGSRQDVDTTVGMHLSGGVDYFLHPNLALNAELRGVLTGEADIKDRFGDHVGNFDGSGFSGTVGIRYFIK; this is encoded by the coding sequence ATGAAGAAGAGGATAATCGTCGCATGCCTCGCAGCAGTCATTTCACTCGCGGCCGGGACCGCCGGCGCGGAGAGCATAAAGGGCAGGTTCGGACTCACCGGCAAGCTCGGCTTTATCGTGCCGGCGGAGAACGAGTCAGATTTTTTCCCCAACAGGACCGACAGCGGCTTCATCGGCGGGGGCGGGGCGATCTACGGCATTGACGACCGCCTCGCACTGGTGCTTGAAGGAACCCACGCCTCGTTCGGCTCCGAGACCGGCGACTTCGGCGTTACCGATCTATCCCTCGGCGGTCAGTACCGCCTCGCCATGCCACGCAACCCGCTGGTGCCGTACCTCGGCGCCGGAGTCGACATCCTCGTTGCCGATTACGACCCGTACGACGGCTCCCGACAGGACGTCGACACCACCGTCGGCATGCACCTCTCCGGCGGCGTCGACTATTTCCTGCACCCCAACCTTGCGCTCAATGCTGAGTTGAGAGGGGTGCTGACCGGGGAGGCCGACATCAAGGACCGCTTCGGCGACCATGTAGGGAACTTCGACGGCTCGGGGTTCTCAGGAACGGTGGGGATCCGCTACTTCATTAAGTGA